Below is a window of Natronorubrum halophilum DNA.
CCGGCGGTTCGGAGTCCGGCGCATCGACCGAGTCGGCTGCGCCGCCGGGGAGCGACGACGCAGCTCGATCCGCCGATGCAGGTCCCGCCGCTCGATCCGACGACGGGGACGCCTCGCTCGAGGATCTCGCGGCCCGCATCGAAGACGGAACCGTTACCGGTGCGGACGTTCGGGCCGCCGAAGCGGGCGAGGGGCGCGACTCGACGCCCGACGTCGACGAGATCGACCTCTCGATGGAGGACCTCGAGACGACGCGGGAGCAAGCCGCGTCTCGGTCGCCGGCGGGCGGACCGACCGCAACGGACGACTTCGGCGACGACGCGGGGCCGCTCGCCGGGTCGATCCGGCGCGAAGAGACTGGCGACTCGAGCGATGTGGAGCCGGACGAGGAGGTCGGGTTGTTCGGGCGGATCAAGCGGTTTTTCTCGGGGTAGCGGCGACTCGGTCGGTCCGCTCCGTCGCCTTCACTATCTCGTCGTGAACGACCGTCCGCGAACGGCGATTCTCGAACCTCCGTGTTCGCTTCCGGAAGCGAGGGCGATTCACGTGACCAGCGTGATCAGGAGAAACAGCGTGACGATGGAGACGAGCGTCGTAGCGAACACGTTCAGCGACGCGAACTCCTCGTCGCCGCCGAGTTCGGCGGCGAAGACGTACGTCGAAACCGCGGTCGGCGTCCCGAACATGACGACGACGGCCGTGATCGTCGCCGTGTCGACCGATAGCGCGGCGAAGACGAGCCACGCGAGCGCCGGCATGCAGACGATCTTCAGCGCGATCACGGAGCCGGTTGCACCGAAATCGATCGCCGGCAGATCGACCTCGAGCGACGCGCCGACGCAGAGCAAGGCGAGCGGCAGCGCGAGCGAGCCGACGAGATCGAGACCGGTCGCGACGGTCCCCGGAACCGTGACGCCGATCGATCCGGTCGCCAGTCCGGCGATCAACGTCACCAGCACGGGATTTCTCGCGAGCCCCCGAAGTTCGTCGCCGAGGCTCGCGTCGGCTCCGTTGAGTGTCGAGAGCACGAGAACTGATAGCGGCAGTTGGGTCAGCGTCACGACGCCGAGTATCACGCTCGCGATCGCGGTCACCTCCGCGTCGAACGTCGCCGCGACGAGTGGCAGTCCGAGATAGCCCAGGTTCGAGTGGTACGACTGGACCACGGCGACGCTCCGGCGCCCCCTCGAGTCCCGATCTCGATGGACGAGCCAGGCGACCGCCGCCGTCGTGAACAGGACGAGCAACAGCCCCCCGACCAGCGCCGGCGACAGCACGTCACCGATCGCCCGATCGTAGGTCGAGACGAAGATGAGCGCCGGCAGCGCGACGTAGTAGGTGGCGGCGTTCAGCCGGTCCGTCCGGTCGGCGTTGAGGACGCCGGACGCACGGAGTCCGGCTCCACAGAGGAGGACGACGAGCAACGCCAGCAACCGGAGGACGACTTCCATACGGGGCTCGAATCGACTCGGACGTTTCTACCGTTCGGTTGTCGCTGACAGTGCGATTGTGTAACAGGACTCGAATCAGCGGTCGATCAGCGGTCGGTACACTGTAACGATTCCGTCGCTCACGAGTTTGCTTGCGAACGAAGTAGTGGGTTGGAGCAGATTTGAACTACGCCGAGACGTGCTCGCTCCGCTGTGCGCGACTCGTCTAGTTCAAATCTACCGAACAATTCTCCCGACGCGAACCCGTCGCTCTGCTCCTCGTTGTTGCGTCGGGAAAATGGGTTGGAGCAGATTTGAACTGCCGGCCTCCTCCATGTCAAGGAGGTGTCGTAACCAGACTAGACCACCAACCCGCTTGCGTTCTCGTGGCGTCCGTCGCCACCTTGTCTACACTCATTCGTTGCCCGCCACCGTAATTGAAGGTTTCGAATCGGTCGCCGTGCGCGACTCCACCCCACGCACCCCTCCGACACGCTTAAGTTGATGTACTGATTTGAGCATTGTAAGACAACTACGTACATTGGTGTTCACTATGCAGGAGTATGTCGAACGGGTGACTGACGGCCGGAATCTCTCACAAGCGGACGCTCGAGCGGCTTCAGCGGCCGTTTTCGAGGATGCAACGGAGGCACAGATCGGCGCGCTGCTCGCGGCGTTGCGCGCGAAAGGAGAAACCGAAGCGGAGATCGCCGGCTTCGCCCAGGGAATGCGCGAGGCGGCACGAACGATCGCGCCCGCTCGGGAACCGCTGGTCGACACCTGCGGCACGGGCGGGGACGACTACAACACGATCAACGTCTCGACGACGAGCGCGATCGTCGCCGCGGGCGCGGGCGTCCCGGTCGCAAAACACGGGAACTACTCCGTCTCGTCTTCGTCGGGCAGCGCGGACGTTCTCGAGGAAGTCGGCGTGAACGTCGAGGCAGAACCGCCGGCCGTCGAGGAGGCGATCGAACGCGACGGAATCGGATTCATGCTCGCGCCGGTGTTCCACCCCGCGATGAAGGCCGTTATCGGGCCGCGCAAGGAACTCGGGATGCGGACGGTCTTTAACGTCCTCGGGCCGCTGACGAACCCCGCGGGCGCGAACGCACAGGTCGTCGGCGTCTACGATCCCGATCTCGTTCCCGTGCTGGCGAACGCGCTCTCTCGGATGGACGTCGAGCGCGCGCTGGTCGTCCACGGCGCCGGCACCGACGAAATCGCGATCCACGGCGAGACGGTCGTCGCGGAGGTCCACGGTGATTCTGTCGACGAATACGCGCTCGAGCCGACCACACTCGGCCTCGAGGAACACGACATCGACGACATCGCCGGCGGCTCGCCCGCGGAGAACGCGGCCGACATGCGCGGCATCGTCGAAGGCGACGTCGCGGGCGCGAAACGCGACGTCATCCTCGCGAACGCGGGCGCTGCGATCTACGTCGCCGGCGAGGCCGAGTCCCTGCAAGCGGGCGTCGACGCCGCACGCGAGGCGATCGAATCCGGAGACGCGGCGACGAAACTCGAGCAACTCCGTGCGGGTGCCGCGGAGCAGGTCCAATGACGCGCGTCAAGATCTGCGGGCTCACGACCGAGAGCGACCTCGAGATGGCGATCGACGCCGGTGCCGACGCCGTCGGTATCATCTGTGACGTGTCGGTCGAGACGCCGCGAGAGGTCACGGTCGCCGAGGCTCGAGACCTCGCCGCAGCCGCACCGCCCTTCGTGGCCAGCGTGCTCGTGACGATGCCGTCCGAACCCGAACGCGCGATCGAACTGGTCGATACGATCGAGCCGGACGTAGTCCAGATCCATAGCCGGATCAGCCCGGGCGATCTCGCCTACCTGCGCGCGAAAGTCGACTCGCAGATCCTGCTCGCGGTCGACGCCGACGACGCGGCGGTCGCCGAGATGTACGACGACGTGGTCGACGGGTTCCTCGTCGACACGCCGGGCGAGGACGGCGGCGGCGGAACCGGCGAGACGCACGACTGGGATCGGACCCGAATCGCCACGGTCGACCTCGAGTCGCCGCTGATCCTCGCGGGCGGTCTCACCCCCGAGAACGTCGGCGATGCGATCCGGACGGCCGAGCCGTTCGCGGTCGACGTCGCGAGCGGGGTCGAAGCCGACGGCGGCACCAAGGATCCCGACGCCGTTCGATCGTTCGTCCACCGAGCCAAGACCGCCCACCGGACGGCGGAGCTGTAAGACGAGAACAACTATGAGTGATTCCGAACCCACACCCGACGCGACGCCGACGCTGGATATCGATCGCGAGACCTTCCGCGAGCACGCGGGCGACCGCACGGACCGTCCGGCGGTCGTTCGCACCGTCGCGACGCTCGCCGTCGAGACGACGCCGCTCGAAGCGTACGCCGCACTCACCGGCCGCTCGGCATCGAGCGATCGGGAGCGTTCGCCCTACGCCTTCCTGCTCGAGAGCGCGGAGAAAACCGCCTCGAGCGACCCCGACGGTGCCTTCCGGCCGAGTTCGGCGCAGGTGGATCGACACGCGCGGTACTCCTACGTCGGCTACGATCCGGACGCGGTCATCACGGTCGAGTCGGACGGCGCGAGCGTCGAGGCCCTTACCGACGACGCACCGCTCGATCTCATCGAAGCTGGCGTCGAAGGCGACACGGTCGACGCGCTCCGCGCCGCGATGCCGGACGTCCGACTCGCGAACGCCTCCGAGCACGACCGTCAGCACCTGACCGGCGGCCTCGTCGGCTTCCTCGCCTACGACGCGGTCTACGACCTCTGGCTCGAGGAGGTCGGCCTCGAGCGACCCGAGTCGCGGTTCCCGGACGCACAGTTCGTCCTGACGACGAAAACACTCGCGTTCGACGAGCGCGACGGGACGCTCTCGCTGATCTGTACGCCGATCCTCGAGGCCGCCGACGATCCCGATGCGGTCTACGACGAACTGCTCGCGGAGGCCGGCGCGGTCGCGGAAACACTCCGCGCCGCCGAGACACCCGAAACCGGCGGATTCGTCCGAGAGGACGAGGTCGCAGGCTCCGAGGCGGAGTACGAGGAGAGCGTTCGCCGAGCCAAGGAGCACGTCCTCGACGGCGACATCTATCAGGGCGTTATCTCCCGGACTCGAGAGCTCTACGGCGACGTGGATCCGCTGGGCTTCTACGAGGCGATGCGGGACGTCAATCCCTCGCCGTACATGTACCTGCTCGATCACGACGACCTGACCGTCGTCGGCGCGAGCCCCGAGACGCTGGTCTCGGTGCGCGGGCGCGAGGTCATGTCGAACCCCATCGCCGGCACCTGTGATCGGGGCTCGGGTCCCGTCGAGGACCGGCGACTCGCCGGCGAGATGCTGGCCGACGAGAAAGAGCGCGCCGAGCACACGATGCTAGTCGATCTGGCTCGAAACGACGTGCGCCGCGTTTCCGAGGCCGGCTCGGTCCGCGTCGACGAGTTCATGAACGTCCTCAAGTATAGCCACGTCCAGCACATCGAGTCGACGGTAACGGGCGAACTGGCCGCCGATGCAGACGCCTTCGACGCGACTCGAGCGTCGTTCCCCGCCGGAACGCTCTCCGGGGCACCGAAGATCCGAGCGATGGAGATCATCGAC
It encodes the following:
- a CDS encoding AEC family transporter, which translates into the protein MEVVLRLLALLVVLLCGAGLRASGVLNADRTDRLNAATYYVALPALIFVSTYDRAIGDVLSPALVGGLLLVLFTTAAVAWLVHRDRDSRGRRSVAVVQSYHSNLGYLGLPLVAATFDAEVTAIASVILGVVTLTQLPLSVLVLSTLNGADASLGDELRGLARNPVLVTLIAGLATGSIGVTVPGTVATGLDLVGSLALPLALLCVGASLEVDLPAIDFGATGSVIALKIVCMPALAWLVFAALSVDTATITAVVVMFGTPTAVSTYVFAAELGGDEEFASLNVFATTLVSIVTLFLLITLVT
- the trpD gene encoding anthranilate phosphoribosyltransferase; translated protein: MQEYVERVTDGRNLSQADARAASAAVFEDATEAQIGALLAALRAKGETEAEIAGFAQGMREAARTIAPAREPLVDTCGTGGDDYNTINVSTTSAIVAAGAGVPVAKHGNYSVSSSSGSADVLEEVGVNVEAEPPAVEEAIERDGIGFMLAPVFHPAMKAVIGPRKELGMRTVFNVLGPLTNPAGANAQVVGVYDPDLVPVLANALSRMDVERALVVHGAGTDEIAIHGETVVAEVHGDSVDEYALEPTTLGLEEHDIDDIAGGSPAENAADMRGIVEGDVAGAKRDVILANAGAAIYVAGEAESLQAGVDAAREAIESGDAATKLEQLRAGAAEQVQ
- a CDS encoding phosphoribosylanthranilate isomerase, translating into MTRVKICGLTTESDLEMAIDAGADAVGIICDVSVETPREVTVAEARDLAAAAPPFVASVLVTMPSEPERAIELVDTIEPDVVQIHSRISPGDLAYLRAKVDSQILLAVDADDAAVAEMYDDVVDGFLVDTPGEDGGGGTGETHDWDRTRIATVDLESPLILAGGLTPENVGDAIRTAEPFAVDVASGVEADGGTKDPDAVRSFVHRAKTAHRTAEL
- the trpE gene encoding anthranilate synthase component I — protein: MSDSEPTPDATPTLDIDRETFREHAGDRTDRPAVVRTVATLAVETTPLEAYAALTGRSASSDRERSPYAFLLESAEKTASSDPDGAFRPSSAQVDRHARYSYVGYDPDAVITVESDGASVEALTDDAPLDLIEAGVEGDTVDALRAAMPDVRLANASEHDRQHLTGGLVGFLAYDAVYDLWLEEVGLERPESRFPDAQFVLTTKTLAFDERDGTLSLICTPILEAADDPDAVYDELLAEAGAVAETLRAAETPETGGFVREDEVAGSEAEYEESVRRAKEHVLDGDIYQGVISRTRELYGDVDPLGFYEAMRDVNPSPYMYLLDHDDLTVVGASPETLVSVRGREVMSNPIAGTCDRGSGPVEDRRLAGEMLADEKERAEHTMLVDLARNDVRRVSEAGSVRVDEFMNVLKYSHVQHIESTVTGELAADADAFDATRASFPAGTLSGAPKIRAMEIIDDLESTPRGLYGGGVGYYSWTRDADFAIVIRTATVEREPERDRITVQAGAGLVADSDPEAEYEETEKKMGGVLAALETIEGPDDVIETDGEDETVTADLEFTPEVSR